CGCAGCTTGCGTTCGCTGATGTAGGTCGGCAGGGCCTTGCAGATTAGCGTCAGCCCGCGCTGCTTAAACTTGGCGGCGAACTCCTCGATCACCTGCTCGTCCGCCGAGAGGAAGCTGTCGTCCTGCATGTTGATCAACCGCACAAAGGGGAAGGTGCGCGTTGCCCAGTCGATCTCGTGCATCACGTGATCCACCGAGCGCGAGCGCAGCAGCGGGCCCTTGCCCTGATAGAGCTTGCGGAAGGTCCAGTTGCAGCAATAGGTGCAGTTAAAGGGGCAGCCGCGGGTCATCATCACGTCGTAGATCACGCCGGCGCGCACCACGTTCTTGCGGTATAGCTCGAGGTTCAGCGGCTTGAGCAGCCCCTGGTCGCGCACGTACGCCGCGTCGAACTCAAATCGCGGAAATGGGAAGCGGTCCAATTGCTGTTCAGGCGCTCGCAGGTCGCTGCGCAACAGCTCGCCGTTGCGCCTGAGAGCCACGTTGGGGATGCCGGCCAAATCCGCGCCGCGCTCCAACGCCGCGACAACGTCGAGCAGCGCGCCCTCGCCCTCGCCTTGCACCACCGCGTCCGCGTGCTCCAGGCACTGCTCCGGAGCGATGGTCGGATGCACTCCGCCCCAGACGATCGGCAGATCCGCGAAGCGCTCGTGCAGTTGCCGGGTGAGCCAGGCGGCGCGCTCGAAGTTGAGGGTCATCAGCGAGAGGCCGACCAGCCGGATTTGCTCGCGCTCAATCAGCGCGGCGAGCTGCTCGACGTCGT
The Candidatus Alcyoniella australis DNA segment above includes these coding regions:
- a CDS encoding radical SAM protein, which produces MNTLLVSLMWEICNLGSLNLSTLLRERGHRAIDVFLTCGKQEDQNDVEQLAALIEREQIRLVGLSLMTLNFERAAWLTRQLHERFADLPIVWGGVHPTIAPEQCLEHADAVVQGEGEGALLDVVAALERGADLAGIPNVALRRNGELLRSDLRAPEQQLDRFPFPRFEFDAAYVRDQGLLKPLNLELYRKNVVRAGVIYDVMMTRGCPFNCTYCCNWTFRKLYQGKGPLLRSRSVDHVMHEIDWATRTFPFVRLINMQDDSFLSADEQVIEEFAAKFKQRGLTLICKALPTYISERKLRLLRDAGLEHIQIGLQGSQRANREIYRRAVSHEDFLRATQLIRKLGIAGRYDVIVDNPWETDRDRLQLVRTLLKTPRPYWLNIFPLAYFPGTQIAAMAQRDGIDVGDSDGYSYFYGKPRRDFFNLLIQVVPRISPWLAELLIRNRDKRLAFLLLAFYAERWDKSRLELMKWVSARPRLMKLAKRIYFLVKR